A single Pseudomonas brassicacearum DNA region contains:
- the thrS gene encoding threonine--tRNA ligase, translating into MLTITLPDGSQRQYSQPLRVAEVAADIGPGLAKAALAGRLNGRLVDTSTLIDSHANLSLVTARDPEGLELLRHSCAHLLAMAVKQLYPSAQVTIGPVIEDGFFYDFAFERPFTPDDLASIQARMQELASADLPVSRRELPRDAAIIHFEAQGEHYKAELIRDIPEDEVLSLYRQGDFEDLCRGPHIPRTGQLQAFKLTKVAGAYWRGDAKNAALQRIYGTCWATPKELKAYLNRLEEAGKRDHRKLGAQLDLFHFDDCAPGSVFWHPKGWTLFQQLINYMRQQQDAAGYVEVNTPDVMDRSLWETSGHWFNYRDAMFTTTTEDERVFALKPMNCPGAVALYARGLKSYRDFPLRMAEFGKVHRYEPSGALHGLLRVRHFTQDDAHIFCTAAQMEQECADTIALVFAIYRDFGFDEVAVKLSTRPANRIGSDATWDQLEGALSGALQRMNIDYQLNPGEGAFYGPKLEFVLRDAIGRDWQCGTLQVDLNLPERFDISYVNEQGERERPVMLHRALFGSLERFTGILIEQYSGLFPLWLAPQQVAVLTISEGQNDYARQVLATLKRAGLRATADLRNEKIGYKIREATLQKVPYLLVIGEQEKAGGRVTLRSRAGEHLGSLTLNELLERLSEEARPPGQEFPC; encoded by the coding sequence ATGCTTACCATCACTCTGCCAGACGGCAGTCAGCGTCAGTATTCACAACCTTTGCGCGTGGCCGAAGTGGCTGCCGATATCGGCCCGGGTCTGGCCAAAGCGGCATTGGCCGGGCGCCTCAATGGTCGCCTAGTGGACACCAGTACCCTGATCGACAGCCACGCCAACCTCAGCCTGGTCACGGCCCGAGACCCGGAAGGCCTGGAACTGCTGCGCCATTCCTGCGCGCACCTGCTGGCCATGGCGGTGAAGCAGCTCTACCCAAGCGCCCAGGTGACTATCGGCCCGGTGATAGAAGACGGTTTCTTCTACGACTTCGCCTTCGAGCGTCCCTTTACCCCCGACGATCTGGCGTCCATTCAGGCCCGCATGCAGGAACTGGCCAGCGCCGATCTGCCGGTCAGCCGCCGCGAACTGCCGCGCGACGCTGCCATCATCCATTTCGAAGCCCAAGGCGAACACTACAAGGCCGAGCTGATCCGCGATATTCCCGAAGACGAGGTGCTCTCGCTGTACCGTCAGGGCGACTTCGAAGACCTTTGCCGTGGCCCGCATATCCCGCGCACTGGCCAGTTGCAGGCGTTCAAGCTGACCAAGGTGGCCGGCGCCTATTGGCGCGGCGACGCCAAGAACGCGGCGCTGCAGCGCATCTACGGCACCTGCTGGGCTACGCCCAAGGAACTCAAGGCCTACCTCAACCGCCTGGAGGAGGCGGGTAAGCGCGACCATCGCAAGCTCGGCGCCCAGCTTGACCTGTTTCACTTCGACGACTGCGCCCCCGGTTCGGTGTTCTGGCACCCCAAGGGCTGGACGCTGTTCCAGCAATTGATCAATTACATGCGCCAGCAGCAGGACGCTGCCGGCTACGTCGAGGTCAACACCCCGGACGTGATGGACCGCAGCCTGTGGGAAACCTCCGGGCACTGGTTCAACTACCGCGACGCGATGTTCACCACCACGACCGAAGACGAGCGGGTGTTCGCCCTCAAGCCGATGAACTGCCCCGGCGCGGTGGCGCTTTACGCCCGCGGCTTGAAGAGCTACCGCGACTTTCCGCTGCGCATGGCCGAGTTCGGCAAGGTGCATCGCTACGAACCGTCCGGCGCGCTGCACGGTCTGCTGCGTGTACGTCACTTTACTCAGGACGACGCACACATCTTTTGCACCGCTGCGCAGATGGAGCAGGAATGCGCCGACACCATTGCCCTGGTGTTCGCGATCTATCGCGACTTCGGCTTTGACGAGGTGGCGGTAAAACTGTCCACCCGACCAGCCAACCGCATCGGCAGCGACGCCACCTGGGATCAACTGGAAGGCGCACTGTCCGGTGCCTTGCAGCGCATGAATATCGACTACCAATTGAACCCCGGCGAAGGGGCCTTCTACGGGCCGAAACTGGAGTTCGTACTGCGCGATGCCATCGGCCGTGACTGGCAATGTGGCACCCTCCAGGTTGACCTCAACCTGCCCGAGCGCTTTGACATCAGCTACGTCAACGAGCAGGGCGAACGCGAACGCCCGGTGATGTTGCACCGCGCCTTGTTCGGCTCGCTGGAGCGCTTTACCGGCATTTTGATTGAGCAGTACAGCGGCCTGTTCCCGCTGTGGCTGGCCCCGCAGCAAGTCGCCGTGCTGACCATCTCCGAAGGGCAGAACGACTATGCCCGCCAAGTGCTTGCCACGCTCAAGCGTGCCGGTTTGCGTGCGACAGCCGACCTGCGTAACGAGAAGATCGGCTACAAGATCCGCGAAGCCACCCTGCAGAAAGTGCCCTACCTTTTGGTGATCGGCGAGCAGGAAAAAGCCGGAGGCCGCGTCACCTTGCGCAGCCGCGCCGGCGAGCACCTCGGCAGTCTCACGCTGAACGAACTGCTCGAGCGCTTGAGCGAAGAGGCGCGCCCGCCCGGCCAGGAGTTTCCATGCTGA
- a CDS encoding 6-pyruvoyl trahydropterin synthase family protein → MLIRKLFKFESAHIVRNCSSRRCSRSLHGHSYKIEVLLEADALDHGQMVYDFGLLKGTVGDFIDAFDHAVTFWDGDDPDYVAQCKRFSERWVSLPVSPSAEQFSRVFFCLIDAVLSNTQMANGEVGVRLHSVIAHETDTGYAQCFREDAHNPRMGAFQLSQIGFSAQVKGEWANPQMFAKLLAGEVFINRPPA, encoded by the coding sequence ATGCTGATCCGCAAGCTGTTCAAGTTCGAGAGTGCACATATCGTCCGCAACTGCAGCAGCCGACGCTGTTCGCGCTCGCTCCATGGTCATTCCTACAAAATAGAGGTCCTGCTTGAGGCTGACGCGCTGGATCACGGCCAGATGGTCTACGACTTCGGCCTGCTCAAGGGCACGGTAGGGGATTTTATCGACGCCTTCGACCATGCAGTGACCTTCTGGGACGGCGACGACCCGGACTACGTCGCGCAGTGCAAACGCTTCTCCGAACGCTGGGTATCCTTGCCGGTGTCGCCCAGCGCCGAGCAGTTCTCACGGGTATTCTTCTGCCTGATCGACGCGGTGCTGAGCAATACGCAGATGGCCAACGGCGAGGTCGGTGTGCGTCTGCACTCGGTGATTGCCCATGAAACCGATACCGGTTATGCACAGTGCTTTCGCGAAGACGCACACAACCCACGCATGGGCGCGTTCCAGCTGAGCCAGATCGGTTTCTCCGCGCAGGTCAAAGGCGAGTGGGCCAACCCGCAGATGTTCGCCAAGCTGCTGGCCGGTGAAGTCTTTATCAATCGTCCGCCGGCCTGA
- a CDS encoding aldehyde dehydrogenase yields the protein MSHPDAHVSALDPFTWQSTLDNNLDRKGLLLRLFAEQRLMAAQVRACKLDHRDYLLSLIDPASTVDDGTRHSSSIEGHRMRNVITEAAKKAHWGKPPRHGRAQGIAAHYDAQTCMAVVLDIEVSDEGRLIIHDAVVVADLGFLKNPGRVRSQLEGACLIGIAVVTSCDFDPTTADTQPKPAYRTRWPLVSWLPGQIAVHLINPTGAPEAGQPSQTSYAPVARALCNAIAARQSRACRTVTSESAIASS from the coding sequence ATGAGCCATCCTGATGCGCACGTCAGTGCTCTTGATCCATTCACTTGGCAATCGACCCTCGACAACAATCTGGACAGAAAAGGCCTGTTGCTCCGCCTGTTCGCCGAACAGCGACTCATGGCTGCGCAGGTGCGAGCCTGCAAGCTGGATCACAGGGACTATCTGCTTTCGCTGATTGATCCGGCATCGACAGTGGACGACGGCACTCGGCACTCATCAAGCATCGAGGGCCATCGAATGCGGAACGTCATCACCGAAGCGGCAAAGAAAGCTCATTGGGGCAAACCGCCAAGACATGGTCGGGCGCAAGGCATCGCTGCCCACTATGACGCGCAGACCTGCATGGCGGTCGTTCTCGATATCGAGGTGAGCGACGAAGGCCGCTTGATCATTCATGACGCGGTCGTTGTCGCGGACTTGGGCTTCTTGAAAAATCCTGGCCGCGTGCGCTCGCAGCTCGAAGGCGCTTGCCTGATAGGGATAGCGGTTGTGACATCCTGCGATTTTGATCCGACCACCGCAGATACCCAGCCCAAACCTGCCTATCGCACCCGTTGGCCACTCGTCTCATGGCTGCCAGGACAGATCGCGGTACACCTGATCAATCCCACCGGGGCTCCCGAAGCCGGCCAGCCCAGCCAGACCAGTTACGCACCTGTCGCCCGGGCCCTGTGCAATGCGATTGCCGCACGACAGTCGCGGGCATGCCGAACTGTCACTTCTGAGAGTGCAATCGCGAGTTCCTGA
- a CDS encoding Acg family FMN-binding oxidoreductase, whose amino-acid sequence MLTRRKFIATAAVTGVGAAGALAFHTSSKGSVEYEHAVKQIWRHSELDSSNVPAVLRELVRYATLAPSSHNTQCWKFGLDDQSISIRPDYQRRCPIVDPDDHHLFVSLGCAAENLVQAAAAMGFRGDAVFNTGKNESWNISLERAAQVRTPLFEAIPRRQSTRAEFDAKPLSNDELRLLEIAGSGNGVRVQLLTDKQDMENVLDFVVQGNTAQMRDPAFVRELKEWLRFNGGQAARQGDGLFTGSSGNPTVPSWLGGLMFDFFFSEESENDKYARHVRSSSGIAVFVSALEDKHHWIEVGRAFQRFALQATAMDIRTAHLNQPVEVASLRPQFAKSIGILGQRPDLVIRFGPGPEMPRSLRRPIETVLL is encoded by the coding sequence GTGTTGACGAGAAGAAAGTTCATCGCTACTGCAGCAGTAACGGGGGTGGGTGCCGCAGGGGCCCTTGCGTTCCACACCTCGAGCAAGGGCAGTGTGGAATATGAGCATGCCGTGAAGCAGATATGGCGTCACAGCGAACTCGATTCGAGTAACGTTCCGGCAGTACTGCGCGAACTTGTGCGCTACGCAACCCTAGCGCCATCCAGTCACAACACCCAGTGCTGGAAGTTCGGGCTGGACGATCAGTCGATTTCAATCCGGCCTGACTATCAACGCAGATGTCCGATTGTCGATCCAGACGATCACCACCTTTTTGTCAGCCTCGGCTGCGCCGCCGAGAACCTTGTGCAGGCAGCGGCAGCGATGGGCTTTAGGGGTGATGCCGTTTTCAATACCGGGAAAAACGAATCATGGAACATCTCCTTGGAGCGCGCAGCGCAGGTCCGAACTCCGCTTTTCGAGGCAATTCCGCGTCGGCAGTCGACCAGGGCCGAATTTGATGCCAAGCCTCTTTCAAACGACGAACTGCGGCTTCTGGAAATAGCCGGCTCGGGAAATGGCGTTCGGGTTCAGTTGCTCACGGATAAACAGGACATGGAGAATGTCCTTGACTTCGTGGTTCAGGGAAACACCGCACAGATGCGTGATCCGGCATTTGTGCGCGAACTCAAAGAATGGTTGCGTTTCAACGGAGGACAGGCCGCGAGGCAGGGCGACGGACTGTTTACAGGTTCTTCCGGCAACCCAACGGTCCCCAGTTGGCTTGGTGGCCTGATGTTTGATTTCTTTTTTTCCGAAGAGTCCGAGAATGACAAGTACGCGCGACATGTTCGGAGCTCCTCCGGCATTGCGGTATTTGTTTCAGCGCTTGAGGACAAGCATCACTGGATCGAGGTGGGGCGTGCCTTTCAACGGTTTGCTTTGCAGGCAACGGCGATGGATATTCGAACCGCTCACCTTAATCAGCCGGTGGAAGTCGCGTCACTCAGGCCGCAGTTCGCCAAATCAATCGGTATCTTGGGTCAAAGGCCTGATCTTGTCATTCGATTCGGTCCTGGACCCGAGATGCCCAGATCCTTGAGGCGCCCAATTGAAACCGTACTGTTGTAG
- a CDS encoding LysR family transcriptional regulator, with amino-acid sequence MPASDLQTDWLKCFVAVVDAGSLSGAAHEVNRSQSAVSMQMKKLEAALGRPLLSRGPRHLHLTADGQTLLGYARRILALHAEAQAAFHGEELTGRIRLGVAEDYAAKYLTPVLKRFSPRYAGVEIELTCEQSTTLIPRVRSGDLDLALVSRDTPQSGTFLFKEPMVWVGSPQFELWRRDPVPIAVYERESLARRYAVNSLTQQGREFKVVYNSSSLAGQVAAVEGGLAIAAITQCSVQPSLHVLSNEHGLGNIEPMEVSILRSRTSRGSKAVNSLHAFIISALRLQA; translated from the coding sequence ATGCCTGCCAGCGATTTGCAGACCGATTGGCTCAAGTGTTTCGTGGCAGTGGTGGATGCAGGTTCGCTATCGGGTGCAGCCCACGAGGTCAACAGATCGCAATCAGCTGTCAGCATGCAGATGAAGAAGCTGGAGGCAGCCCTTGGACGGCCGCTATTGAGTCGTGGCCCGAGGCACCTACACCTGACCGCTGACGGCCAGACGCTGCTGGGCTACGCCCGTCGCATACTTGCGCTCCACGCCGAAGCCCAAGCGGCATTTCACGGTGAAGAGTTAACCGGACGAATCCGCCTTGGCGTCGCGGAGGACTACGCGGCAAAGTATCTCACGCCAGTTCTGAAGCGCTTTTCGCCGCGCTACGCAGGCGTGGAAATAGAGTTGACCTGTGAACAGTCGACCACGCTGATACCACGTGTGCGAAGCGGCGATCTTGATCTTGCGCTGGTGTCCAGAGACACGCCTCAAAGCGGCACATTCCTCTTCAAAGAACCCATGGTCTGGGTGGGTTCACCCCAATTCGAACTATGGAGGCGAGACCCGGTGCCCATTGCAGTCTACGAAAGAGAGAGCCTGGCTCGACGCTATGCAGTGAACTCACTGACCCAGCAGGGACGTGAATTCAAGGTGGTATACAACAGCTCCAGTCTTGCTGGCCAGGTGGCCGCAGTCGAGGGAGGACTCGCTATCGCCGCGATCACTCAGTGCAGCGTGCAGCCATCGCTTCACGTCTTAAGCAACGAGCACGGCTTAGGAAACATTGAACCTATGGAAGTGTCGATTCTACGTAGCCGAACCTCTCGCGGGTCTAAAGCAGTCAATAGCCTTCATGCTTTTATCATCAGCGCGCTAAGACTTCAGGCGTAG
- a CDS encoding LysE family translocator, with the protein MPFETWLLYLFTCCGIAIVPGPNALLVLTHGAIHGSRKTLFTITGGVLGFAVVLSLCALGLGALIQASATWFTALKIIGGLYLIWLGFGLWRSPPVSLDATGTKNFRGRSLFRQGLVSAISNPKALLLFTAFIPPFLDPHRSIIAQTFVIALTYAVVEFVVEYLVASAAHQVRPWLARTGRRFNKVCGGFFVLFGLVLPVHA; encoded by the coding sequence ATGCCATTTGAGACTTGGTTGCTCTATCTGTTTACCTGCTGCGGCATAGCGATAGTGCCAGGACCCAATGCGCTCTTAGTGCTTACCCATGGAGCCATTCATGGGAGCCGAAAAACGTTGTTCACTATCACGGGTGGCGTTCTCGGCTTTGCCGTCGTGCTTTCACTTTGCGCATTGGGATTGGGGGCGCTGATCCAGGCGTCGGCCACCTGGTTCACCGCGTTGAAGATAATCGGCGGGCTTTATCTGATCTGGTTGGGCTTCGGGCTTTGGCGTTCCCCACCCGTCAGTCTTGATGCGACGGGTACCAAGAACTTCCGAGGCCGGTCTCTGTTCCGCCAGGGGTTGGTATCGGCCATTTCAAATCCCAAGGCGCTGCTGCTATTCACCGCATTTATCCCGCCATTCCTGGATCCTCACAGAAGCATCATCGCGCAGACGTTCGTCATCGCATTGACTTACGCCGTGGTGGAGTTCGTTGTTGAGTATCTAGTGGCCAGCGCTGCGCACCAGGTCAGGCCATGGTTAGCCCGAACCGGGCGGCGATTCAATAAAGTTTGTGGTGGTTTTTTTGTTCTTTTCGGGTTGGTTCTGCCCGTCCATGCTTGA
- a CDS encoding AraC family transcriptional regulator: protein MPPTQSAVSVFDPDLTDRPAVARQLDFADHQAEVPTHVHRKGQLILALHGAVTCTADNEIWIVPPNCGVWIPGGVPHSARATANARLNYLFVNPGAANLPEDCCTLSISPMIREMVDRLAQEPADYPSVGHAARLARVILDELVEMPRERFNLPISSHPKIRAIAHALTLSPSDRSTSAEWAKRVAMSDRSLSRLMIRETGLTFGRWRQQLHLVVALRELASGAKVQNVATELGYNSVNAFITMFKKALGSTPAQYFAQRGALPPSAPKRSMASSMDGQNQPEKNKKTTTNFIESPPGSG, encoded by the coding sequence ATGCCGCCCACACAATCAGCCGTTTCCGTCTTCGACCCTGACCTCACGGATCGGCCGGCGGTGGCCCGGCAGCTCGACTTTGCAGATCACCAGGCGGAAGTGCCAACGCATGTGCATCGCAAGGGCCAACTGATCCTTGCATTGCACGGGGCGGTCACTTGTACTGCCGACAACGAGATCTGGATCGTACCGCCCAACTGCGGTGTCTGGATTCCGGGCGGCGTGCCCCATAGCGCACGGGCGACAGCGAATGCCCGGCTCAATTATCTTTTCGTGAACCCCGGAGCGGCGAACCTACCCGAGGATTGCTGCACGCTGTCCATCTCCCCAATGATCCGGGAAATGGTTGATCGGCTGGCACAGGAGCCTGCCGATTATCCTTCGGTTGGCCATGCCGCCAGGCTTGCGAGAGTGATCCTCGACGAACTGGTCGAAATGCCGCGCGAGCGCTTCAACCTCCCCATCTCCAGCCATCCAAAAATTCGTGCGATAGCACATGCACTGACGCTCTCCCCTTCCGACCGCAGTACGTCAGCCGAGTGGGCCAAACGCGTGGCGATGAGCGACAGGTCGCTGTCTCGATTGATGATTCGTGAGACGGGCCTTACGTTTGGACGCTGGCGGCAACAGTTGCACCTTGTCGTGGCACTGCGAGAATTGGCCAGTGGTGCGAAGGTGCAGAACGTTGCAACCGAGCTGGGCTATAACTCGGTCAACGCCTTTATCACCATGTTCAAAAAGGCACTGGGGAGCACGCCCGCACAGTATTTTGCACAACGCGGGGCGCTGCCGCCGTCGGCTCCAAAACGAAGCATGGCTTCAAGCATGGACGGGCAGAACCAACCCGAAAAGAACAAAAAAACCACCACAAACTTTATTGAATCGCCGCCCGGTTCGGGCTAA
- a CDS encoding FUSC family protein: protein MNILSAVNKPPGRAAVGIAHAVVSLLQTPAMRADVDAVLFSAKSFAAAMLAYYVSLRIGLANPYWAIVTVYIVSQTSAGASLSRGVYRFVGTLVGAAATVAIIPNFVNDPIVCSVVLACWIGLCLYFSLLDRTPRAYAFVLAGYTASLIGFPSVLDPGTVFDTASVRVQEISIGILCAVLVHRYILPKRMTGQFIGKLLAALRDARQLAADALKGTPSENRRDRTQLAVDLLALQGLASHLPYDPAPALRHESVQLIHDRLARLLALAAEIEDRIHSLGVGGYNSPDELVALLDDLATWTCAVEATDRERVAKCLIARARAINKRLGVGDATPGVRLAANLAGYLGEMIGLLQDCDNLGRHIVTAEQSRETTALHWPKPAKGYIYHRDRWMAGRAALGAIVGILISCAFWIWSAWPEGGTAVSIFGVCCTLFGNVDAPAPNVIKYMLGSIYGVVISFAYSFVILPQVTDFALLVAVLAPAFLFAGSLQARPPTTFMALGITLTIPILSGLRATYAGDFAASLNTVVALFAAVGFGAVSMTLFQTVPVDAAISRLLRLSRRGVSRRALGEVPDDRHWTNLMIDRTALLLPRLRVSNKGYSDVLDDTLHHLRVGHAVGSLRKIIPQVDGDIAEKLGELLFAIAARFSARDLKDHVDPTGFDQRIETLQAMIADSSINDRSRIAELLMDLRFALGLSHTASAPHDR from the coding sequence ATGAACATCCTATCTGCTGTGAACAAACCACCTGGGCGCGCCGCCGTCGGCATAGCGCACGCGGTAGTGTCTCTCCTGCAAACTCCTGCCATGAGGGCAGATGTGGATGCGGTGCTGTTTTCGGCGAAGAGCTTTGCCGCAGCGATGTTGGCCTACTATGTTTCGCTGCGTATAGGACTTGCCAATCCTTACTGGGCAATAGTGACCGTCTACATCGTCTCGCAGACCTCGGCGGGTGCGTCGCTCAGTCGCGGTGTCTATCGCTTCGTGGGAACCCTCGTCGGGGCGGCGGCAACGGTGGCAATCATTCCGAATTTCGTGAACGACCCTATCGTATGCAGCGTGGTGCTCGCCTGCTGGATCGGCCTGTGTCTTTATTTCTCGCTGCTTGATCGCACGCCAAGAGCCTATGCTTTCGTTCTTGCCGGTTATACCGCGAGCCTGATCGGATTTCCCAGCGTCCTTGATCCAGGCACGGTGTTTGATACAGCTTCCGTGCGGGTCCAGGAAATCTCCATCGGGATACTGTGTGCCGTTCTAGTGCATCGCTACATCCTGCCCAAACGTATGACGGGTCAGTTCATTGGCAAGCTGTTGGCAGCGCTGCGGGACGCCCGTCAATTGGCAGCCGATGCCTTGAAGGGAACGCCGAGTGAGAATCGTCGCGATCGGACCCAGCTTGCAGTGGATCTTCTTGCCCTTCAGGGGCTTGCTTCGCACCTGCCCTATGATCCGGCCCCTGCGCTGCGGCACGAGTCGGTACAACTGATCCATGACCGGCTCGCGCGATTGCTTGCGCTCGCTGCGGAGATCGAAGACCGGATCCATTCCCTGGGTGTGGGCGGCTACAACTCACCCGATGAACTGGTCGCTTTGCTCGATGATCTCGCGACGTGGACCTGCGCTGTCGAGGCGACCGACCGGGAGCGCGTCGCGAAATGCTTAATCGCCCGCGCGCGGGCGATCAACAAACGTCTCGGCGTAGGTGACGCAACGCCAGGCGTCAGGCTCGCCGCTAATCTCGCCGGTTATCTTGGCGAAATGATCGGCCTGCTCCAGGACTGCGACAACCTGGGGCGCCACATCGTGACTGCCGAGCAATCACGCGAGACGACAGCGCTTCATTGGCCCAAGCCCGCGAAGGGCTACATCTATCACCGCGATCGCTGGATGGCGGGCCGGGCCGCGTTGGGTGCCATCGTCGGCATCCTGATCAGCTGCGCTTTCTGGATCTGGTCGGCCTGGCCTGAGGGCGGGACGGCCGTATCGATTTTCGGCGTATGTTGCACGCTGTTCGGAAATGTCGATGCGCCAGCCCCTAACGTCATCAAATATATGCTCGGCTCGATCTATGGAGTGGTCATCAGCTTTGCCTATAGCTTCGTCATTCTTCCCCAGGTCACGGACTTCGCTCTCCTTGTTGCGGTGCTGGCACCGGCGTTCCTGTTCGCGGGTTCCCTGCAAGCGCGTCCGCCGACAACGTTCATGGCGCTCGGTATCACCCTGACCATTCCGATTCTTTCAGGGTTGCGCGCCACCTACGCCGGCGACTTCGCTGCATCCCTCAATACCGTTGTTGCGCTCTTCGCGGCGGTCGGATTCGGGGCGGTCAGTATGACCTTGTTCCAGACCGTCCCGGTCGACGCAGCGATCAGCCGGCTGCTTCGATTGAGTCGCAGGGGCGTCAGCCGTCGAGCGCTGGGTGAGGTACCCGATGACCGGCATTGGACGAACCTTATGATCGATCGGACGGCGCTGCTGCTACCCAGGTTACGGGTGTCCAACAAAGGTTATTCAGATGTTCTCGACGATACCTTGCACCATCTGCGCGTCGGCCACGCTGTTGGATCGCTTCGCAAGATCATCCCGCAGGTCGACGGCGACATCGCCGAAAAACTGGGTGAGCTGCTTTTCGCGATCGCCGCACGCTTCAGCGCCAGAGACCTTAAGGATCATGTTGATCCGACCGGTTTTGACCAGCGTATCGAGACCTTGCAGGCGATGATCGCTGACAGCTCGATCAACGACCGCTCGCGGATCGCCGAGCTGCTCATGGACCTTAGGTTTGCCCTAGGTCTCAGTCATACGGCGAGTGCGCCTCATGATCGTTGA
- a CDS encoding DUF1656 domain-containing protein, with amino-acid sequence MIVDLDVGGVLIPGLLALVFVAIFATIAIIRVLCVVGIYRLFVHWPLVELAIFALIYGLLVQHLPSIGHLS; translated from the coding sequence ATGATCGTTGATCTCGACGTCGGTGGCGTCCTCATCCCCGGGTTACTGGCGCTGGTATTCGTCGCCATTTTTGCCACCATCGCGATAATCCGCGTCCTCTGCGTCGTGGGCATCTACCGCCTGTTCGTTCACTGGCCGCTCGTCGAACTCGCCATTTTCGCGCTCATCTACGGTTTGCTCGTGCAGCACCTGCCCTCAATCGGACACTTATCTTGA